The DNA segment GGCGGCGATCAGCCCGGCGGCCGTGCCCAGACCGTAGACGAACCCCGCGCAGACGGCGGACACGTCGAAGGCCGCGACCCGGCCCAGGCCGAGCCGGGACGCCACCGAGGGCGCGGTCGCCGGACACAGCTCGTCCGGCGTGGACGTCGCCAGCACCACGGCGTCGACCGCGTCGGAACCGGCGGACTTCAGGGCGCGACGGCCCGCCTCGACGGCGAGGTCCGAGGTCGAGGTGCCCGCCGTGACGCGGTGGCGGCTCTCGATCCCGGTACGGGAGCGAATCCATTCGTCACTGGTGTCGAGCCGCGACGCCAGTTGTGCGTTGGTCAGTACACCGGGTGGTGTCCAGGAGCCGATGCCGGCCAGAACGGCGGCACGAGGGGATGCGTAGGTCATACCGAATGACTCCGTGGTCCTGAAGGGACGAAGAGGAAGTGGCGCCGAATCCGCCGGCTCCGGGGCGAGGCCCTGAATAAGCCTTGGCCAACGGAAGTCGTGACGCCTCTCCGTACCGGGCGGGGAAAGGAGAAAGGTGAACCAGAGCGCCATGAGCCTTCCACCGGCCTCCGGGCGCGGGCAAGACCAGGAGTCGGAAATCCTGGGGGCCATTTTTCGGAAGTGAGGAAAACTTCGCCGCCCAAACCTGGGGCCCGCCCGGACACCGGGCGCCGGCACGCCGGCCCGGCATTCCCGTGAAACGCGGACCGGCCGGGATTCACCACGTGCGCTTCCCTCATTCGGAAGCCGCCGGGGGCATCTCTTCGGACTGTTGTCATTGTCCGCGCAGGTGGGCTGTGGCAGCCTCGTGGATCACGGCGTCGACGCCATCGGGCCACGTCCCCCGAGCGGAGGGGGACCTTGCACCGGCCGGCAGACCGTACAGACCTCGGCTTCACCCCGCTCATTCCCTCCAGCGCGATTCCGCATGTATCGGCGGCCGACTGGTTGTAGCCGACGGGCGACTCGACCGGTCGCTCTCAGATTGAGGTAACCAAGTGGAATCTGTAACGGAAACCGACTTTGTCCGCACTCTGATGAAACGTGCACACGACAACCCGCACGAGCCGGCGTTCACATTCCTCGAGGGCGACCTCGATGTGGTCGGCACACTTACCTACGGGGAGCTGCACGACCGTGCCCGGGAACTGGCCGGCCGACTGCGGGAAACCATGGCGCCCGGTGACCGCGTACTGCTGCTTTATCCGGCGGGCCTCGACTACATCGTCACATTCTTCGGCTGCCTGTACGCCGGAGTGATCGCCGTCCCCCTCTACGTTCCGCAGCGGCGAACGGCTCCCACGGTGGAGGCGATCGCACGGGACTGCGCGGCCGGCGCGGTGCTCACCACGGAGGCGGGGCTGCGGCGCACCTCCCTCTTCGCCCCGGACTCACGGGTCGCGGGCCTGCCCTGGCTGGCCACGGACCGGCCCGCGAGCGGCCGTTCCGCGCCGCCCGAGCCGGACGTCTCCCCGGAGACCATCGCCTATCTGCAATACACGTCCGGCTCCACCTCCACCCCCAAGGGCGTGGTCATCGACCACCGCAACGCCGTGGCCCAGTGCGCCGAGGCGGCGGTCTCCTGGCAGGTCGACGGCACCAGCCGATGGGTGTCGTGGCTGCCGCACTTCCACGACTACGGCCAGATCGGCTCGGTCCTGCTCCCCGTGTACGCCGGCTGCCACTCCGTACTGATGGCCCCGACGACGTTCGTGCGCCGCCCGATCCGCTGGCTCCAGGCGATCTCGCGCTACCACGGCACGCACACCGGGGCGCCGAACTTCGCGTACGACCTCTGCGTCGACGCCACCACCGAGGAGCAGCGGGCCGGCCTGGACCTCAGCTCGCTCATCACGGCCGGCAACGGCGCCGAGCCCGTGCAGTACGACACCCACCGCAGGTTCAGCCGGACGTTCACCGCGCACGGCCTCAAGCCCGAGGCCCTGTGCCCCTCCTACGGTCTCGCGGAGGCGACCCTGAAGGTCACCAACAAGGCCCCCGGCGCCGAAGCCGCGTGGGGGACCTTCGACAGGATCACCGTCGGCGCACCCGTCACCGAACTCCCCGCCGACGACGCCGTACGCCCCCTCGTCTCGTGCGGGACGACCGTGCCGGACACCCGGATCGCGGTCGTCGAGCCGGAGACGCGCCGCCGGCTGCCCGACGGCCACGCCGGCGAGGTCTGGGTGAACGGCCCCAGCGTGGCCCGCGGTTACTGGGGGCGCCCGGAGGAGAGCGAGCAGACCTTCCGGGCCCGCGTCGAGGGCGACGACGGCGACACCGGCACCTATCTCAGGACCGGCGACCTCGGCTTCCTCCACCACGGGGAGCTCTACCTCTGCGGACGACTCAAGGACCTGGTCATCATCGACGGCGTCAACCACTACCCCCAGGACATCGAACGCACCGCCGAGGACAGCGATCCCGCCGTCCGGCGCGGCCGTTCCGCCGCGTTCAGCGTGCGCCAGGACGGACGGGAGAGCCTCGTCGTGGTGGCCGAGTGCGCCCCCCGCGCGGAGAGCCGGGCCGACGAGGTCGCCGTCGCGATCCGGGACGAGGTCTGGCGCCGCCACGAGATCGGCGCCTCGGTCGTCGTCACCGGCGCGGGCGGCGTCCCCGTCACCACCAGCGGCAAGATCCGGCGCTCGCAGTGCAGGGCGGACCTCCTGGAGGACCGCCTCACCGCCCTCGCCCGCCTCGACGCCGGGCCGGCCGGCTCCGCCGACGCCCCGTCCGCCCGGCCCGCCCCGGCGCCCGCCGCCTCCGCGGCCGACGCGCTGCGCCTCGGCTGCCGTACGTACATCGAGGGCTGGGTGCTCGAACGGGTGCTGGAAGGACGCGGCGAGGTGGACGCGCGACTGCCGCTGTCCGCCCACGGCGTCACCTCGCGGAACATGCTGGAACTCCACTACGGGCTCGAGGAATGGAGCGGACTGACGGTGCCACCGGAGTGGATGTGGGAGACGGAGTCGATCGACGCGCTGGCCGGCCTGGTCGCGCAGCGGCTGGCCCGGCCCGCCGCCCGGACCGCGGGTGAGGGGGAGGGCCGATGAGGATCGCCGCCGTATCCGCAGCCCTGCCGTCCCGGCGCGTCACCAACGACGACATCCTCGCCCTCGTGCGCGAGCACAGCGCCGCCGGCTTCGAGGGCGACCTGGAGGACGCGCTCCGCAAGGTCAGCTTCTGGCTCGCCTACTCGGGCTCCGAGGCCCGGCTGTGGTGCGACGGGCAGGAGCGACCGATCGACCTGCTCGTCCGCGCCGCCGAACAGGCCCTCACCCAGGCGGAGATGGCGCGCGAGAGCATCGACGTCGTCATCTACACCGGCATCGGCAGGGGGTTCCTGGAGCCGGGCGGCGCCTATCACGCGGCGGCGGCCCTGGGCATCGACCGGGCCCAGTGCTTCGACGTCCTGGACGCCTGCATGAGCTGGACGCGGGCCGTGCAGCTGGCCGAGGGTCTGTTCGCCTCGGGCGCGTGCCGCACGGCGATGCTCGTCAACGCCGAGTTCAACATGCGGCCGGGCGGAGCCGTCTACCCCGACGTCTTCACCCTGCGCCACGCCGACGAGATCACCTGGAGCTTCCCCGCCTACACCCTCGGCGAGGCCGCGTCCGCGACGATCCTCACCGCCGACGGCGAGGCCCCGTGGTCCTTCGAGTTCTCCTCGCGCCCGGACCTGGCGGAACTCTGCAACATCCCCATGGCGGGCTACGCGGACTACTCGCTGCCCTCGGAGAAGGTCGCCAGGAACGGGGTCGGCCGGTTCACCTCCTTCGGGTTCGACCTCCACGAGGCCGCCCGCATCGAGGCCATGGAGGTGTTCAAGCGCCTCGACGCACCGACGGACGGGGTGTCGGCGGTCTTCACGCACGCCTCGTCGAAACGGTTCTGGCAGGAGATGGCGGACACCGTGGGCCTGGGCGACCAGATCTTCCACGTCTTCCAGGACACCGGGAACATCGTCTCGGCCTCGGTGCCGACCGCGATCGCCACCGCCGTGTCCGAAGGACGCCTGAACCGGGGGGACCGCGCGATCGGCTGGGTCGGAAGCGCCGGCATGTCCTTCAGCGCCTTCTCATTCGTGTACTGACCGGAGGACGGAGAACAAGATGGGTACACCCCTTAAGTCCGTCGGCAACGCGCTGGGGCACGGCCTCGGCTATGCCGTCTCGCGTTTCCGGTCCAACCGCGACGAGCTGCGGACCGAGGAGGCCGAACGGCTCCTGGACTGCCTCGTGGAGGCGGGCCCGATCTACATGAAGATGGGCCAGCTGCTCGCCACCCGGTCCGACCTGGTCCCCTCCGAGTGGGCCGACAAGCTGCGCACACTCCAGGACGACGCCCCGCACATGGACGCGGCCACCACCCGTGCCGTCGTCACGCGGGAACTGCGCGCCCCCATGAACAGCGTCTTCCGGGAGTTCGACCTCCAACCGGTGGCCAGCGGTTCGGTCGCCCAGGTGCACCGGGCCCGGCTGCTGTCCGGCCAGCAGGTCGCCGTGAAGCTGGTGAAGGAGGGCGTGCCGGAGCACATCGAGCAGAACCTGCGGATGATGAGGCGGGGCGTCCGGCTCGCCGAGAAGGTGGTCCCGGCGGTGGCCGCGTCGGACGGCCTGCGGCGCTTCACCGAGGTCGCCACGCTGTTCCGCTCCCAGGCCGACATGCTCCAGGAAGCGGTGCGCCAGAAGGCGGTGTACCGCAACTTCGAGGGCCACCCCTACGTCCGCGTGCCGCGCGTGATCCCGGATCTGGTGACCCCGCGCATGCTCACCATGGAGTTCATGGAGGGCATCCGGGGCAACGCCGCCCAGCAGGTGAAGCTGCCGGCGCACCAGCTGGCGCGGCGCCTCCAGGACACGATCTACACGATGCTGTACATGCACGGCCTGTCGCACGGGGACCCGCACCCCGGCAACATCCTCTTCTCCGAGGAGGGCGAGCTGATCCTGCTCGACTACGGGATCACGGTCGAGCTGACCGAGGACGAGAAGTGGGGCCTGTCCTCCTTCTACTACGCCTGCACCCGCAAGGAGTGGGACGTCGCGGTGGAGCGGTTCACCGCCCACTTCGTCACCGGCGGCGAGCATCTGCGCGACAACTGGGCCGAGTACCGTTCGGAGCTCGTGGCGGCCCTGGAGCACCACTTCGACACCGCGTCGAACCGGTGGTCGACGATCAGCTACTTCCGGGACGTCAGCGACATCCTGCGGAAGTACGGCGCCCGGTACACCACCAGCTTCACCAAGGTCGAACTGGTCTTCCTGTCCTGCGAGGGGTTCGCCACCCAGCTGGACCCGGAGATCAACATCTGGGAGAACGCCCGCAAGTTCACCGACCGCTACTCGCCCTACATGAGCAAGGCGGTGCGCGCACGGTTCGACGAGCAGTTCACCACCCAGATACCGGGCTCCCTGGAGCTGCGGGACCGGGCGGGCCGCTCGCTGGTCGCACCGACCCACATCCACCGCTACTTCTTCCCCAGCACGTACCCGATCTTCGTCAAGGAAGCCCGGGCCGGCCGCGTCCGGGACGTCGACGGCAACGAGTACGTGGACCTCTCCGGCGGGTACGGACCGCACATCCTCGGCTACTCGCACCCGGTGGTCAACGAGGCGATCACCGCGGGCGTGGAGGCCGGTCTCGTCAACGGCATCGGCCACGAGCCGGAGGTGGAACTGGCCGAGGCCCTCGTCGACGCCTTCCCGGCGGCGGACCGGGCCCTGCTGTGCAACTCCGGAACCGAGGCCGTACTCCTGGCGATACGGCTGTGCCGCGCGGCCCGCAAGCGCAAGATCGTGGCCAAGTTCGAGGGCCACTACCACGGCTTCTCGGACCAGGGCATGGTCAGCTCCTGGTTCCGCTTCACCGGCGACAAGCACTCACCCAAGCCGATCGCCGGCAGCCTCGGCACGGACTCGGACGTCATCGAGAGCACGGTGGTGCTCCAGTACGGGGACATAGGCGGCCTCGAGCGGCTGCGGGCACACGCGGACGAACTGGCCTGCGTCATCGTCGAGCCGATGCCGTCCTCGACGACCACCTTCGACCTGGAGTTCCTCACCGCGCTGCGGAAGGTGTGCACCGACACGGGTGTGCCCCTGGTGTTCGACGAGGTCGTCACGGGATTCCGGGTGGCGTACGGCGGGGCGCAGACGATGGCGGGCATCGAGCCGGACCTCACCTGCCTCGGGAAGATCATCGGCGGCGGCCTGCCGTGCGGCGCGGTGGTGGGACGCTCCGAACTGGTGGAGACGTGCCGGAGCTCCGAGGACCCCTTCCTGGACTACGAGCGGAAGGCCTTCGCCGGCGGCACACTCAGCGGCAACTCGCTGACATGCCGGGCGGGTCTGGCGGTACTCACCCATCTGCGGGCCAACCAGCAGCTGTACGAGGAGCTGGAGGCCAAGACCCAGTGGCTGCGGAACGAGTTCGCCGAGAGCACCGCGAAGCGCGGCATATCCTGCCGCATCAACGCCCGCAACTCGATCTTCTCGCTCAACTTCAGCCACCGGTCGGCGGGCATCTACCGGGAACGGATGGCCGGAAGCAACTTCAAGGCCACCATCGCGCTCGCGTACTACATGAGGCAGCACGGCGTCTATATGCCGGAGTTGCACAGCTTCCTGCTCAGCACCGCCCACACCGTCGAGGACCTGGCCGCCACCGGCAAGGCCTTCGACCTCAGTGTGGCGGAGATGGCGAACGACGGCTTCTTCACGACGTGAGTCCGCACGGACGCACCCGGGGACTTCGGTCCGTCCCCCTTCACGCCCGGTGGCCGCACCGGGTTCAGCACGCTCGACGAGGATGGTGACCATGAGCTCCAAGGGCTCAGAGAAGTGGATTCTGTACAGCACGTGCGACGAGGACTCCGACTCCGAGATGCGGGCCCTGGACGTCTCGGAGGGCGAGGACGTGCTGAGTGTGACGGGCAGCGGCTGCCGCACCCTGAGCCTGGTCGCGAACCACCCCCGGTCGGTGGTCTCGGTGGACATGGCCCCCGGCCAGAACTACCTGCTCGAAGTGAAGCTGGCGGCGATCCGGCACTTCGACTACGACTCGCTCCTCGCCCTCCTCGGCATCGACCCCTGTCCGGACCGGTGGCGGCTGTTCGTCCAGCTCAAGGACAAGATCAGCCCCGCGGCCTTCCGTTACTTCGCACGGCACCGCAAGGAGGTGCGCCGGGGCCTGGTCGTGTCGGGCCGGCACGAGAAGTTCTACAAGCGCGTGGTCGCCCCCACGATGCGGCTCCTGTACGGCCGCGCGATGCGCGACCTGTTCTCGGCGCAGACGCTGGAGGAGCAGCGCATCATCTACCGGCGCAGGATCGACGGCGTCATGTGGCGGACGCTGGTCCGCCACGGCTTCTCCGAACGCATCCTCAAGTTCGTCCTGAACGACCCCGGTTACCGCATCACCATCGATGTGGACTCCGTCGGCGGCTACATCCTCGAACGCGTCGACCACACGTTCATGAACCACCTCGCCAAGGACAACCACTGGCTCGCGTTCACGTTCCTGGGCCGCTATCCGCATCGGGGCACCCTGCCGCACTACCTGCTGCGGGAGAACTACGAGGCGATCCGTTCCGCCCCGACGAAGGTCGAGATCGTGACGGGAAATCTCATCGAGTACATACAGAAGGCGCCTGACGCCTCATTGGACAAATTCTCCCTGTCCGATGTGACAAGCTGTATCCCCCAGGACGGTTTCGATCAGATCATGCGGAACATCGCCCGTGCCGGCAGGCCCGGCGGGCGCGTGTGCTACCGGAATTTTCTGGCGAAACACCAGGTGCCTGCGGAAGCAAGCTCCACGTTGTTCCGGGACGAGGCGCTGAGTACGTCGCTCACTCACGACGACAAGGCATTCGTCTACGACATCGAGGTGCTCACGGTCAAGGGCCGGCCCGCACGGGCGGCCTGAAAGGAAGGTGCCCGAAATGACAACCGAGACCACCAGGGTGGAGACGGCCGGCGGCCGGATCGACCTCCGACGTGTCGGACAGGGCAGGACTGTCCTGTTCGTGCACGGCCTGATGGTCAACGGACACGTGTGGGACCCGCTGATCGCGGGGCTGCGCGACCGGTGCCACATGGTGCTGCCCGATTTCCCCCTGGGTGGGCACCGCGACCCCCTGGCCCCGGACGCCGACTGCTCGCTGGAGGGGCACGCGGCGCGCGTGCTGGACATCGCGCGCCAACTCCCGGGCCCCATCGTGCTGGTGGGCAACGACACGGGCGGGGCCATCGCCCAGATCTGCGTGGCGCGGGAACCGGAGCTCTTCGAGCGCCTGGTGCTCCTGCCCTCCGACGCCTTCGACAACTGCCCGCCGAAGCTCCTCGTCCCGATGCGCCTGCTGCTCGGCATCCCCGGAGTCGTCCGGGTGGTCGGGAGCGGGCTGCGGCTGGGCCTGGCCAAGCGGGCGCTGATGACACTGGTGGCGCGCAGCAAGGTTCCGACGGACCGTATCGACGAGATGCTGGGCGCCCTGCCGAGCGACCGCGGTGTGCAGCGGGATTTCGTCAAACTCCTGGCCGGTTTACGACCGGCGGTCACCAAGGCCGTTGCGCAGGAACTGCACCGGTTCAAGGGACCCGTCCTCGTCGTCTGGTCGCGTAAGGACCCGCTTTTCCCGTTCGGTCATGCGGAGCGGCTGGCCGGCTGCTTCTCCCGCAGTTCGGTCGCCGTCGCCGAGAAATCGCGCGCCTTCGTCTCGCTCGACGAGCCGGAATGGCTCACCGAGCGGCTCATCGAATTCATCGACGGCGGCGGGCCGTCGCACGATGCCATGTAAGAGAGGTGCATACGTGTCCATCAATTTCATGGTCGAGGAACGGGCGACTGTTGAACGCCTGTTCCCCGGCCTCGAACAGCGGCTCAGTGAGGTTCCCACGGCCGAACTGGAGTCCGTGAAATCTCCCGGACTGGGAATCTTCCGTGAGTTCGGCGGGCCCGCTCTCATGGTGCCGAAGGAATACGGCGGGCTCGGCGCCGACCTGACGGACGGCCTGCGCGTCCAGCGGTTACTGGGCGCACGCTCCCCGTCCCTGGCGCTGGCCGCGAACATGCACCACTGCACGGTCATGGCGATGCCGCCGTGCCCGGCGACGGAGGACCTGCTCACCGCGGTCGCGGCCGACAACCTGTACCTGGCTTCGGGCTTCGGCGAGGGCAAGCCGGCCGCCAGCATCCTCGTCCCGCTGATGCGGGCCGAGCGCCACGGCGACGGCTGGCGGCTCAACGGGGCGAAGAAGCCGTGCAGCCTCGCGGAGTCGATGGACTTCCTCACCGCCAGCGTCATGGTGACCTCGCCGGAGACGGGCGAGAAGGAGATGGCCCTCGCCATCATCCCGGCCGGTTCCGAGGGCATCGAGGTACGGCCGCTCGGGGACGCGCAGGTGCTGCCCGGCTCCGAGACCCGTGAGGTGGTGCTGACCGACGTCGACGTGCCGGACGACTACATATCGTCCCTGGGCGACCCCCAGACCCTGAACACCGCGCTCGCCATGGTCTTCCACATATTCGAGCTGATGGTCTCGGCCAGCTACATCGGTGTGGCCGGCGGGCTCGTCGAGGCGGTGCTCAAGGAGCGGCGCGGTTCCGCCGCCGAGCGGATCGAACTGGTCGGCGACCTGGAGACGGCCATGGCCTCGCTGGAAGCCGTGGCCCGCGACGTGACCCAGGGCGACGACGATCCGCAGGGCGTCGCCCGCGCGCTGTACGTGCGGTACTCGGCCCAGCGCACCGTCGCCCGCGTCGCCGCGCACGCCACCGAACTGCTCGGCGGCGGGGCGTACATGATCAGCGGGTTCAGCACGACGTACTTCACGTCGGCCCGCGCCCTGGCGCTCCACCCGCCGGCCAGGAGCGCCATGGCGGAGCCGCTCGACCGGTTCGTCCTGGGCGGACCCCTCGTGATGCCCTGACGCGCCCCGGAGCCGTGACAGCCCTTCCCACCGTGTCAGTCTCGCCGGAAGTCAGGAGCACCAGCCGTGAACCCGCAACCGACCGAGGACGGGGAGCCGCCGGCCGGGAAACTCCTGTGGATTCCCTGCCGGGACGAGACGGTCCCGCACCTATGCCGACCGGTGCTGGACGCCCTGGGCGCCGGCACCGAGATCCTCGCCGTACCGGCGCCCCGAGACAACGACGAGCCCCGCAACCGGGCGGGCGAGGACGTCGCCGCCCTGGCGGACCGGGCGGCGAGCGGCCTCGGCGGGGCACCCTACGCCGTCTACGACTGCGCCCCGGGCGGTGCGACCGGGTACGCCCTGGCCCGCGCCCTGGTGGCCGCCGGTCACCGCAGCCCGCGCCACCTGTTCGTCTCGGCCGGCCCGGCGGCGGAATGCCGGTGCCCCGACCGCGCCGGGGCCGTCGCGGCGGAACCCCTCAAGCCCCGGGACAGCTACCGCCCCTACGGTCGGCCGGCCGACCCCGCGCCGCTGACCTGCCCGGTCACGGCGATCGCGGACCCGCGCGAGCCCGCCGCGTGCGAGCGCTGCACGGACGCCCTGTGGGCCGGACGAGGTGCCGCCGCACCCGTGACCCACCTCCGGGCCGCTACGGCGGACCAGGGGCACGGGGAGCCCCACGTACGACGCGTCGCCGGACGGATGCGCGCGGCGCTGGCCGGGGAGCCGGTCCTGCCGGCCGCCGCACCGGTGACCCGTGAGGTGTTCCGGGAGGCCATGTCACGGGTCGCCTCACCGGTCTCCGTGGTCACCGCCCTGAGCCCCGAGGACGGCAGGCCGCGCGCCTTCACGGCGAGTGCGATGTGCAGCCTCTCCGAGGAGCCGCAGCTGCTGCTCGTCTGCGTCAACCGGGCCGGCCGCGCCCACGACGTCTTCACCACTGCGGACCGCTTCCTCATCAACGTCCTCACCCACGAACAGGCCGGGGTGGCCCTGGCGTTCGCCCGGCACGACCGGGCACGGGCGGAGGCGGAACTCGTCCCCCTGGAGGGCGGGCTGCCCGGGCTCCCCGACGCCTCGGCACGCCTCCTGTGCACGCGCGAGGACGTTCTCCCCGGCGGCGACCACAGCATCGTCGTGGGCCGCCTGGAGGCCGTCACCCTCCTGGACGAGACGCCGCTGATCCACTACCGGAGGAACTGGCACCGCCCGGTGGCCGTGCCGGCGCCGCCCCCGTCCTGAGCGTCCCCCTGGACCGGGACACGACACTGCCCGGCGAGCCGAGTGCGGCTCGCCGGGCAGTGTCGTGCGGTTGCGGCTACGGGGCTGTGGGGTTCCGCACCGGGTGCGGAACCCCGCAGAACCTTACTTCTGCCAGCCGACGAGGCCGGGGGCGCCGATGGTGCCGTAGTTGCCGTAGAACTGGGCGGCGCCGTAGTTGGCGAGGCCCTTCTTGACGGCCCAGATGGTCGGACCGTTGTGCGTCGGCATGACGCCGTAGGTCTCCATGGCCTTCTTCTCGACCGCGTTACCGGCCTTGAGCTGCTCGTCCAGGGTCGGCAGGTTGGTGACGGCCTTGGTCTCCTCGTCCATGCTCTTCGGGACGGAGCGGGACACGTTCAGCGTCGAGTCGGAGCAGTACATCTGGCAGATGTAGAGCATGCCGTTCGGGTCGCTGGAGATGAAGCCCATGCCGAAGATGTCGAAGGCGCGCTTGGTGAACACCTTGTTGAAGTCGGCGGACGGGTGCGCCTCGATGTTCACCTTGACGCCGATGTTCTTCATCATCTGCGCGACCGCGGTGGCACGGGCCTTGGTGGTGGACCGGTCACCGATGGTGGGGTAGGTCAGCTCGAGCTTCTTGCCGTCCTTCTCCCGCACCCCGTCCGAGCCGGCCTTCCAGCCCGCGGCGTCCAGGTCCTTCTTGGCCTGCTCCGCGTTGAACTTCACGAGGCTGCCGAAGTTGTCCTCGTAGCCCTTCTGGAAGGGGTACAGGTTGAAGGAACCGGGCAGCGGCTCCGTGTAGTCCATGCCCTGGAACGAGATCTTCGCGAGCTGGGAGCGGTCGATCCCCTCCATCACGGCCTTGCGGACCGCGACGTCCTTCAGCACCGGCGACGTGCTGTTGAGGACGAGCAGGTTGTTGGAGGTGGTCGAGCCGCGGCGCAGCTCGATGCCCTTCACGCCCTTGACCTGGTTGATCTGCTCGGCGTTCTGGACCTGGACGGCGTCGATCTGGCCGTTCTTGAACGCGTTGATGCTGGCGCTCTCCTCCATCTGGACGAAGGTCAGCTCGTCCAGATGCGGCTTGGCGCCCCACCAGTTCGGGTTGGGCTTGTACGTGACGGTGCCGCCCTTGGCGTCGAACTTGGCGATGGTGTACGGGCCGGCGCCCCACTCGGCGTGCGGCTTGCTCACGTACGCCTTGTTGAAGTCCTCGGACTTGGCGATGTGCGGGTTGACGATCTGGGCGAAGAGGGACTTCCAGTAGACGAACGTGCCCTTGAAGGTGACGACCGCCTGCTTGGCGTCCTTGCCCTTCTTGACCGAGGTGATGCTGGAGTACCCGTCCGTGGACGAGACGTTGTACTCCTTGTCCTTCCCGTTCAGCGCGGCCCAGGTGTCACGGAACGCGGTCCAGTCGATGTCCTGGCCGTCGTTCCACTTCGCCTTGGGATTGATCGTGTAGGTGACCTGGGTGTTGCCACCCACCGTCTCCTGCTTGACGTCGGTGAGGAAGTCCTCGTTGTACGTGATGTTGCCCTTCGGGTCGTTGAAGGACAGCTGCGGCTGGTAGAACCAGGAGATCTTCGACGTGTAGAGCGAGGCGTCACCGTTCAGCGTGTTGAGCTGGTCGGGGATCTCCACGATGGGGAGCGTCAGCTTGCCCCCCTGCTTCAGGTTGCTCGCGGGCTGCGGGTTGTACGAGGTCAGGACCTCGCTCTCCGACGTGGCGCCCTTGGACTTCGGCTTCTTGGCGTCGTCGGAGTCGCTGCTGCTGCACCCCGTCAGGACGAGGGAGGACGCGGCGGCGAGCGCCACCAGGCTCACGGTGATCTTTCTCATGACGGCCTTGGCCTTTCTTGCTCGGTTACTTGTTGGCAGACGTGGACGTGCCCGCGAAGTGGCATGCGTCGCGGTGGTCGGGGTCCCCACGCTCGGTGAGCAGGGGGGTGACTCCGCGGCACTGTTCCTTCTGGGACTCGGAGAGCGTCGTGTGGAGCGGGCACCTGGAGACGAAACGGCAACCGGGCTGTTCGTCGGTGGGACTGGGAAGGTCGCCCTCCAGCAGAACGCGTTCCCGGGTGCGTTCGGCCACCGGGTCGGGCAGCGGGATCGCTGAGAGGAGCGCCTTGGTGTAGGGGTGCCTGGGGTTGTCGAAGACGGAGTCGGTGGACCCGATCTCGACGATCCGCCCCAGGTACATCACCGCCACCCGGTCGGAGATATGGCATACCACCGACAGGTCGTGGGCGACGAAGAGGTAGGACAGGCCCAGCTCGGTCTTGAGGTCGTTGAGCAGGTTGATGACACCGGCCTGCACGGACACGTCGAGCGCCGAGACCGGCTCGTCGAGCACCAGCAGCCGGGGCTTGGTGGACAGCGCACGGGCGATGCCGATGCGCTGGCGCTGCCCGCCGGAGAACGCCGAGGGGAAGCGGTCGCGGTGCTCGGGGTCGAGCCCCACCAGCTCCATCAGCTCCGCGACCTTGGCGGTCAGCA comes from the Streptomyces sp. NBC_00525 genome and includes:
- a CDS encoding flavin reductase; this translates as MNPQPTEDGEPPAGKLLWIPCRDETVPHLCRPVLDALGAGTEILAVPAPRDNDEPRNRAGEDVAALADRAASGLGGAPYAVYDCAPGGATGYALARALVAAGHRSPRHLFVSAGPAAECRCPDRAGAVAAEPLKPRDSYRPYGRPADPAPLTCPVTAIADPREPAACERCTDALWAGRGAAAPVTHLRAATADQGHGEPHVRRVAGRMRAALAGEPVLPAAAPVTREVFREAMSRVASPVSVVTALSPEDGRPRAFTASAMCSLSEEPQLLLVCVNRAGRAHDVFTTADRFLINVLTHEQAGVALAFARHDRARAEAELVPLEGGLPGLPDASARLLCTREDVLPGGDHSIVVGRLEAVTLLDETPLIHYRRNWHRPVAVPAPPPS
- a CDS encoding DUF3419 family protein, giving the protein MSSKGSEKWILYSTCDEDSDSEMRALDVSEGEDVLSVTGSGCRTLSLVANHPRSVVSVDMAPGQNYLLEVKLAAIRHFDYDSLLALLGIDPCPDRWRLFVQLKDKISPAAFRYFARHRKEVRRGLVVSGRHEKFYKRVVAPTMRLLYGRAMRDLFSAQTLEEQRIIYRRRIDGVMWRTLVRHGFSERILKFVLNDPGYRITIDVDSVGGYILERVDHTFMNHLAKDNHWLAFTFLGRYPHRGTLPHYLLRENYEAIRSAPTKVEIVTGNLIEYIQKAPDASLDKFSLSDVTSCIPQDGFDQIMRNIARAGRPGGRVCYRNFLAKHQVPAEASSTLFRDEALSTSLTHDDKAFVYDIEVLTVKGRPARAA
- a CDS encoding ABC transporter family substrate-binding protein produces the protein MRKITVSLVALAAASSLVLTGCSSSDSDDAKKPKSKGATSESEVLTSYNPQPASNLKQGGKLTLPIVEIPDQLNTLNGDASLYTSKISWFYQPQLSFNDPKGNITYNEDFLTDVKQETVGGNTQVTYTINPKAKWNDGQDIDWTAFRDTWAALNGKDKEYNVSSTDGYSSITSVKKGKDAKQAVVTFKGTFVYWKSLFAQIVNPHIAKSEDFNKAYVSKPHAEWGAGPYTIAKFDAKGGTVTYKPNPNWWGAKPHLDELTFVQMEESASINAFKNGQIDAVQVQNAEQINQVKGVKGIELRRGSTTSNNLLVLNSTSPVLKDVAVRKAVMEGIDRSQLAKISFQGMDYTEPLPGSFNLYPFQKGYEDNFGSLVKFNAEQAKKDLDAAGWKAGSDGVREKDGKKLELTYPTIGDRSTTKARATAVAQMMKNIGVKVNIEAHPSADFNKVFTKRAFDIFGMGFISSDPNGMLYICQMYCSDSTLNVSRSVPKSMDEETKAVTNLPTLDEQLKAGNAVEKKAMETYGVMPTHNGPTIWAVKKGLANYGAAQFYGNYGTIGAPGLVGWQK
- a CDS encoding alpha/beta fold hydrolase, with the protein product MTTETTRVETAGGRIDLRRVGQGRTVLFVHGLMVNGHVWDPLIAGLRDRCHMVLPDFPLGGHRDPLAPDADCSLEGHAARVLDIARQLPGPIVLVGNDTGGAIAQICVAREPELFERLVLLPSDAFDNCPPKLLVPMRLLLGIPGVVRVVGSGLRLGLAKRALMTLVARSKVPTDRIDEMLGALPSDRGVQRDFVKLLAGLRPAVTKAVAQELHRFKGPVLVVWSRKDPLFPFGHAERLAGCFSRSSVAVAEKSRAFVSLDEPEWLTERLIEFIDGGGPSHDAM
- a CDS encoding acyl-CoA dehydrogenase family protein; this translates as MSINFMVEERATVERLFPGLEQRLSEVPTAELESVKSPGLGIFREFGGPALMVPKEYGGLGADLTDGLRVQRLLGARSPSLALAANMHHCTVMAMPPCPATEDLLTAVAADNLYLASGFGEGKPAASILVPLMRAERHGDGWRLNGAKKPCSLAESMDFLTASVMVTSPETGEKEMALAIIPAGSEGIEVRPLGDAQVLPGSETREVVLTDVDVPDDYISSLGDPQTLNTALAMVFHIFELMVSASYIGVAGGLVEAVLKERRGSAAERIELVGDLETAMASLEAVARDVTQGDDDPQGVARALYVRYSAQRTVARVAAHATELLGGGAYMISGFSTTYFTSARALALHPPARSAMAEPLDRFVLGGPLVMP